TTCTCAAGCTTTCTTTCTCAACTATCCAGCCCATAGTTTTGGACAACTCTTCCACATGTTCAACTAACGCTCCATACGTTGATAAAGCTCCAGAGCTCTTCGGAGTGTATCTCTTTTTGGCTCCAGATAACGAATGAGAGCAACATGGAATCACGAGAAATGAATAACCTAACAAAGGAATCCAACAGGTCAATTCATCCGAATGATTACCGATTATAAAGGTATTTTCCTTGAACTCATTGGTGATGCATACATTTTTTGAAGCCATAAgcttggaagaagagtgGTAAGTCATGAGAGTTGGGTCGTGGGAATCTGGAATCTGGAAGTATTTATCCTTTTGAGTATTCGACTTCAAAAGAACATGTGGAATAATGATCTTTTCTTCTAGACACTCTTGAGTTTCAGCTGGATAAGTAATCCAAGACTTTCTGGCTCTTGCATCTATACCTCTTCCCTTATATCCTTCCATATGCAATATGTACACCAATAATCCATTTCCACATCCAAGGTCCATAAATTCGAAAGGCCTTCCATCATATTTCAACTTCCAGAGTTCTATCAAAAACGCTGCGATAgccaaatcttcaaaaacatgCTTCTTGGGATCAGTTTTCTCTGCCCAACTGTTCACCAATGCCGACGAGtactttttcttcaagctaATGTACCGATTTTGAAATGCTTCTTTGGGTACCACCAAGTCGTGGACCACACGCTTCTCATATCCATCTTTAGAACCCTGAGAGTGTTTTCTAGATGTTAGAAGCAATCTCATAGCAATCCGAATAGAACGCTCATTAGGATCCAACGTTCTAAGTTTCGACCTTTCAGATGGGTCTGTGTAGTTGAATGGCAAGTAGTGGATGGAAAGTTTGTCATCATGGAAAAGTATGGCAATTCCATGTACGGGAGGAAGATAAAATGGGGTCTCATCTTCCTTCTCAATATGAGGAATGTAAACGACCATTAATGATCTATTGGAATCATCACTTAAGATGACGGACGTCTGGTTGATGATATAATCTTTGAAAGGGTTACGTGGTATCACCCTCCTCACGACTTGGCATTTAGGTTTGAATTTAATGGCACTGTCATCCAACGGAATATGTCTCAACTCTACATCATCATAATTTCGATATAATAATGTATCAGATTCATCTTGATCAGGAAACAGGGGCAATGTTTTTATATTTTTACTAACGAACATGGTATCACCCTTTTCTGGATCATATATgttttccttcaaaatatcTGCTCTCATAATCACAGTGGAGTTGATATTCGGCTGTTTAATGATATTTAACATGGCTGTTTCAAAATGGCTGCTACTGAATTCAACAGGAGTTTCATAAATTGGAACCCATACATCACCTAATATGGAG
Above is a window of Yamadazyma tenuis chromosome 1, complete sequence DNA encoding:
- the TRM44 gene encoding tRNA(Ser) Um(44) 2'-O-methyltransferase (COG:S; BUSCO:EOG092614DJ; EggNog:ENOG503NUA3); protein product: MKRRSKKDDGSSLTSTIKTHSILGDVWVPIYETPVEFSSSHFETAMLNIIKQPNINSTVIMRADILKENIYDPEKGDTMFVSKNIKTLPSFPDQDESDTLLYRNYDDVELRHIPLDDSAIKFKPKCQVVRRVIPRNPFKDYIINQTSVILSDDSNRSLMVVYIPHIEKEDETPFYLPPVHGIAILFHDDKLSIHYLPFNYTDPSERSKLRTLDPNERSIRIAMRLLLTSRKHSQGSKDGYEKRVVHDLVVPKEAFQNRYISLKKKYSSALVNSWAEKTDPKKHVFEDLAIAAFLIELWKLKYDGRPFEFMDLGCGNGLLVYILHMEGYKGRGIDARARKSWITYPAETQECLEEKIIIPHVLLKSNTQKDKYFQIPDSHDPTLMTYHSSSKLMASKNVCITNEFKENTFIIGNHSDELTCWIPLLGYSFLVIPCCSHSLSGAKKRYTPKSSGALSTYGALVEHVEELSKTMGWIVEKESLRIPSTRNAAVIGFNKHSKYKDDTQETFDSRVMDVANREKNLDSWVENSISLMKKAPRDH